A stretch of the Acanthopagrus latus isolate v.2019 chromosome 9, fAcaLat1.1, whole genome shotgun sequence genome encodes the following:
- the ints6 gene encoding integrator complex subunit 6 isoform X2 translates to MPVLLFLIDTSASMNQRTHLGTTYLDIAKGAVETFMKLRGRDPASRGDRYMLVNFEDVPFGIKAGWKESHATFMTELRNLQATGLTSIGQSLRTAFDLLNLNRLVTGIDNYGQMPPLPPPIPSLTSINHQYTVTPHTHDTNMTVTRQERLSSPY, encoded by the exons ATGCCCGTTTTACTTTTTCTGATAGACACGTCCGCTTCAATGAACCAGCGCACCCATCTGGGCACTACCTATCTGGACATAGCAAAAGGCGCTGTTGAGACTTTTATGAAG CTCAGAGGCAGAGACCCGGCCAGCCGAGGGGACCGGTACATGTTGGTAAATTTTGAAGACGTTCCGTTCGGGATCAAG gctGGATGGAAAGAGAGCCACGCCACGTTCATGACAGAGCTGAGGAACCTCCAGGCAACCGGACTCACGTCTATTGGCCAGTCCTTGAGGACCGCTTTTGATTTACTCAATCTCAATAGATTAGTGACTGGGATAGACAACTATGGACAG atgccccccctccctcctcctatCCCCAGTCTTACAAGCATCAACCACCAGTATACTGTGACCCCACACACTCATGACACAAACATGACCGTAACGAGACAGGAACGCCTCAGTAGCCCTTATTGA